In Pyricularia oryzae 70-15 chromosome 2, whole genome shotgun sequence, one genomic interval encodes:
- a CDS encoding O-methyltransferase has protein sequence MLAAEKISTANDGTATGGTNASTAAGPTDGKHAVDAAIATQPADLASVPSLARAIAAGADAVTGEDDAPRYELLLKARSLVQALETPRETMIKHCWAQTSATGALTFGVDAGLWELMARNGDGPQAVADLAAVLGVDPPLLARVMRHVAAMGYLEEVGVDRYRPTAFVKALTIPMIGAGYLVAPSASGAAQLRFHDYARKHGFRNPDDPADTSCNNAYKTKSNYFEYQAELGYSMHFNHHMAGYRQGRLPWMHPSFYPVQDRLVAGFDPSTALLVDIGGSLGHDMLEFHRHHPMAPGKLILQDLPAVISEIQPGDLPAAATAMSYDFTTEQPVRGARAYYLHSVLHDWPDEAAGRILQRVRAAMTPGYSRLLVNENVVPDRGAWWETTALDFMMMTLFSAKERTEADWRALLEGNGFRIVGIWSGGKGVESLIECELA, from the exons ATGCTAGCCGCCGAGAAAATCAGCACCGCCAACGACGGCACCGCAACCGGCGGCACCAACGCCTCCACCGCAGCCGGCCCCACCGACGGCAAGCacgccgtcgacgccgccatcGCGACGCAGCCCGCGGACCTAGCCTCGGTGCCGTCGCTCGCGCGGGCCATCGCGGCGGGCGCAGACGCGGTGACGGGCGAGGACGACGCGCCGCGCTACGAGCTGCTGCTCAAGGCGCGGTCGCTGGTGCAGGCGCTGGAGACGCCGCGCGAGACCATGATCAAGCACTGCTGGGCGCAGACGTCGGCGACGGGCGCGCTGACCTTTGGCGTGGACGCGGGCCTCTGGGAGCTGATGGCGCGCAACGGCGACGGGCCGCAGGCCGTGGCGGACCTGGCTGCCGTCTTGGGCGTCGAcccgccgctgctggccCGCGTCATGCGCCACGTCGCCGCCATGGGCTACCTCGAGGAGGTCGGCGTCGACCGCTACCGGCCCACGGCTTTTGTCAAGGCCCTCACCATCCCGATGATTGGCGCGGGCTATTTGGTCGCCCCGTCGGCGTCCGGGGCGGCGCAGTTGAGGTTTCACGACTATGCGAGGAAGCATGGGTTCAGGAACCCGGACGATCCCGCCGACACGTCTTGCAACAATGCGTACAAGACAAAGTCCAACTACTTTGAGTACCAGGCGGAGCTGGGCT ACAGCATGCATTTCAACCACCACATGGCCGGCTACCGCCAGGGCCGCCTCCCCTGGATGCACCCCAGCTTCTACCCCGTGCAGGACCGGCTCGTGGCGGGCTTCGACCCCTCGACGGCGCTCCTGGTGGACATTGGCGGCAGCCTGGGCCACGACATGCTCGAGttccaccgccaccacccgATGGCACCCGGGAAGCTGATCCTGCAGGACCTGCCGGCGGTGATATCCGAGATCCAGCCGGGCGATCTGCCGGCGGCCGCGACGGCCATGAGCTACGACTTTACGACGGAGCAGCCGGTGCGGGGCGCGCGCGCCTACTACCTGCACAGCGTGCTGCACGACTGGCCGGACGAGGCGGCGGGGCGGATCCTGCAGCGGGTCCGGGCCGCCATGACGCCCGGCTACAGCCGGCTGCTGGTCAACGAGAACGTCGTGCCCGACCGGGGGGCCTGGTGGGAGACCACGGCGCTGGACTTTATGATGATGACGCTGTTTTCCGCAAAGGAGAGGACCGAGGCCGACTGGCGCGCTCTGCTCGAGGGCAACGGCTTCAGGATCGTCGGGATTTGGAGCGGCGGCAAGGGGGTCGAGAGCTTGATTGAGTGCGAGCTGGCGTAG
- a CDS encoding U1 zinc finger domain-containing protein — protein MAEYWKSTPRYWCKHCSMYVRDTKLERTNHEATGKHRGAVERALRDLHRGHEKQEREKERARREIERLNGVVTGGEGDNKYKSGRSAPPGRGPPQEASSSSGKEQRQAQLEQLAGMGVNIPDELRGQLAMAGEWTVTKTRVIDDGEGNESVARGVRKRELEKTEEEKEEENAVNGLFKKPRRWGMDTRIAGGDDGGELDALLSGSSFVVKGEKKEEDEEEAAKPPLKVEDTEKGPDLEGAPQQEKPNVVKEEEDVVKKEPADEASAPHTAAEAAAPAVVFKKRKPKNIRQK, from the coding sequence ATGGCCGAATACTGGAAGTCGACGCCGCGGTACTGGTGCAAGCACTGCTCCATGTACGTGCGCGACACGAAACTCGAGCGCACAAACCACGAAGCGACGGGAAAGCACCGAGGCGCCGTGGAGCGCGCCCTCCGCGACCTGCACCGGGGCCACGAGAAGCAGGAGAGGGAGAAGGAGAGGGCGCGGAGGGAGATTGAGCGGCTGAACGGGGTCGTGACGGGCGGTGAGGGTGACAACAAATACAAGAGCGGCAGGAGCGCACCGCCGGGACGGGGGCCGCCGCAAGAGGCATCATCTTCGTCGGGCAAGGAGCAGCGGCAGGCGCAGCTGGAGCAGCTGGCGGGGATGGGCGTCAACATACCCGACGAACTAAGGGGTCAGTTGGCGATGGCGGGCGAGTGGACCGTCACCAAGACGAGGGTAATTGACGACGGGGAGGGAAACGAgagcgtggcgcgcggggtgAGGAAGAGGGAGCTGGAGAAgacggaggaggagaaggaggaagAGAATGCCGTCAATGGCCTGTTCAAGAAGCCAAGGAGGTGGGGGATGGACACGAGGATCGCGGGTGGGGATGATGGTGGTGAGCTGGATGCGCTGCTGAGCGGGTCGAGTTTTGTGGTCAAGGGagagaagaaggaggaggatgaagaggAGGCTGCAAAACCGCCACTCAAAGTTGAAGATACGGAGAAGGGCCCTGATTTGGAGGGAGCGCCGCAACAAGAAAAGCCCAACGTCGtcaaggaagaggaggacgTTGTCAAGAAAGAGCCCGCGGACGAGGCATCCGCTCCACATACAGCAGCCGAGGCTGCAGCTCCAGCAGTGGTTTTCAAGAAGAGAAAGCCGAAGAACATTCGACAGAAGTGA
- a CDS encoding zygote-specific protein, with amino-acid sequence MASAVLSGVALAGPAAYGICQAGCSGVVMACYGAAGFTWGATLGASAPASILACNTAFGACQASCHAVLFIPGP; translated from the coding sequence ATGGCCTCTGCCGTTCTGAGCGGTGTCGCCCTAGCTGGTCCGGCCGCATACGGTATCTGTCAGGCAGGCTGCTCTGGAGTCGTTATGGCGTGTTATGGAGCTGCAGGCTTTACATGGGGAGCTACACTGGGAGCCTCCGCACCTGCCTCCATCCTTGCATGCAACACGGCCTTCGGCGCCTGCCAGGCGTCCTGCCATGCTGTCCTTTTTATACCTGGCCCATGA
- a CDS encoding uracil permease, translating into MSQRGARLRKWSDKLAVEAEPGLTTGQLMLTNHDLKPVEPERRQWGPWNFVGFWIADSFNINTWMISSSMVYNGLSWWQSWLCVWIGYTIAGCFIVLTGRIGATYHIGFPVVARSSFGIWGNLWPVFNRAAMACIWYGVQSYIGGRCVYIMIRSMSLNWDRDRIPNTFAEGSGTTTADYASFFIFWLVSLPAIWFPVHKIRHLFTVKAYFVPVAAIAFLIWAVVRAGGVGPIVHQPAKIQGSELAWEFVLGVMSSISNFATLIVNDPDFTRFAARPKDALWSQLFTIPVGFAVTSFIGIIVSSGSEVIYGEAVWDPLMLLEKFIDEGGPAQRFGTFVIGLAFALAQLGTNIAANSVSAGTDLTALMPRYLNIRRGGYICAAVGLAMCPYTLLTDSNQFTTYLSSYSVFLSSIAGVMICDYYFVRRGYLEIKELYDARKTGPYYFTWGIHWRAYAAYIAGILINVVGFAGAIGRDVPMGATYIYRLNFFAGFTVSSLVYYLCCRFSPIPATSDRWMEVGDEIDDVTVAYNDNASGEYARRNGSNDGASGSQDYEVKKDVSSANRTEVDGRVV; encoded by the exons ATGTCGCAGAGGGGCGCAAGGCTACGAAAATGGTCGGACAAGTTGGCCGTGGAAGCGGAGCCGGGTCTGACCACCGGGCAGTTGATG TTGACAAACCATGATCTCAAACCCGTCGAGCCAGAAAGGCGCCAATGGGGCCCCTGGAACTTTGTCGGTTTCTGGATCGCCGACAGTTTCAACATCAACACGTGGATGATTTCTTCGTCCATGGTGTATAACGGCCTTTCATGGTGGCAATCTTGGCTGTGTGTTTGGATAGGATATACCATCGCGGGATGTTTCATCGTCCTCACCGGTCGCATCGGTGCCACTTACCACATCGGTTTCCCCGTCGTTGCGCGATCCTCATTCGGTATCTGGGGAAACCTCTGGCCCGTCTTCAACCGCGCCGCCATGGCGTGCATCTGGTATGGCGTGCAGTCATATATCGGTGGCAGATGTGTCTACATCATGATCCGATCCATGTCGTTAAACTGG GATCGCGATAGAATCCCCAACACTTTTGCGGAGGGCTCCGGCACCACAACTGCCGACTACGCCTCATTCTTCATATTCTGGCTGGTATCCCTACCCGCCATCTGGTTTCCCGTTCACAAGATTCGGCATCTGTTCACGGTCAAGGCCTACTTTGTTCCCGTCGCTGCCATCGCCTTCCTCATCTGGGCCGTCGTCAGGGCCGGCGGCGTGGGACCGATTGTGCATCAGCCTGCTAAGATACAGGGCAGCGAATTGGCCTGGGAGTTTGTCTTGGGTGTCATGAGCAGCATTTCAAACTTTGCGACCCTCATCGTCAACGACCCCGACTTTACTCGATTTGCAGCCAGGCCCAAGGACGCCCTCTGGTCGCAGCTTTTCACAATCCCGGTGGGCTTCGCCGTTACGTCCTTTATCGGAATCATCGTCTCTTCCGGATCGGAAGTCATCTACGGCGAGGCTGTTTGGGACCCCCTGATGCTCCTCGAGAAGTTCATTGACGAGGGCGGCCCGGCGCAGCGCTTTGGCACTTTTGTCATTGGCCTGGCGTTTGCGCTCGCCCAGCTCGGCACCAACATCGCCGCCAACTCCGTCAGTGCCGGCACAGACCTGACGGCCTTGATGCCTCGATACCTGAACATCCGCCGTGGAGGATACATCTGCGCGGCTGTGGGTTTGGCCATGTGCCCTTACACGCTGCTGACGGATTCGAACCAGTTCACGACGTACCTCTCCAGCTACAGTGTATTCCTGAGCTCGATCGCCGGTGTGATGATCTGCGACTACTAC TTCGTCCGCCGCGGCTACCTCGAGATCAAGGAGCTGTACGACGCCCGCAAGACGGGGCCGTACTACTTCACGTGGGGTATTCACTGGCGCGCCTACGCCGCCTACATCGCCGGCATCCTCATCAACGTGGTCGGCTTCGCCggcgccatcggccgcgACGTCCCCATGGGCGCCACCTACATCTACCGACTCAACTTCTTTGCCGGCTTCACCGTCTCCTCGCTTGTCTACTACCTCTGCTGTCGATTCTCCCCCATCCCGGCCACCAGCGACAGGTGGATGGAGGTCGGGGACGAGATCGACGACGTCACGGTCGCCTACAACGACAATGCCAGTGGCGAATATGCCCGGCGCAACGGGAGCAACGACGGCGCGAGCGGTAGCCAGGACTACGAGGTCAAGAAGGACGTGTCCTCGGCCAACAGAACCGAGGTTGATGGGAGGGTGGTGTAG
- a CDS encoding UbiA prenyltransferase, with product MPSHSQVTSIHTKNMPHHKDMANILSPMADSSVMHFKKFKEQVHSQRKNTGRELTRFLETIWLFTESDIKTILAPSVLFALTNGIALSLLLPESAGIPSPSEILARIPVITVYVWISLMVLCIQNQKSPDAVEEDRINKPTRPLPSGKVSSDEAGTLLVAFIIIAVLGSYCLGAPVESILVIVLGYIYNDLEGAEHPFFKNVLNSLGIPCFPIGALQVAINPAPHTAAALAGSGPSVPLLLWRWILVLVAAIFFTIHIQDIKDQEGDACRNRKTVPLVYGDSAGRWLVVVPLLAWSVALPILWGFTSPTAASLLGHAPLLLLALVVSARTFLYKSVAADKKTFKIYCLWLIAMYCLPLSRALLGGEGLMLVTA from the coding sequence ATGCCCAGTCATAGTCAAGTCACTTCAATACACACTAAAAACATGCCTCACCACAAAGACATGGCGAATATCTTGTCGCCAATGGCGGACTCTTCTGTCATGCATTTCAAGAAGTTCAAGGAACAAGTTCACTCTCAACGCAAAAACACAGGCAGGGAGCTCACGAGGTTTCTCGAGACGATATGGCTCTTTACCGAGTCTGACATCAAGACAATCCTGGCTCCTTCGGTCCTGTTTGCCCTCACAAACGGCATTGCATTATCATTACTGTTGCCGGAATCGGCAGGCATACCGTCACCAAGCGAGATCCTGGCCAGGATTCCTGTTATAACAGTATATGTTTGGATCAGTCTCATGGTTCTTTGCATACAAAACCAAAAGAGCCCAGATGCTGTTGAGGAGGACAGGATTAACAAGCCTACACGTCCCCTCCCGTCAGGCAAGGTCTCGTCCGATGAGGCCGGTACTCTTTTGGTCGCATTCATCATCATTGCAGTCCTTGGCAGCTACTGCCTCGGCGCACCAGTCGAGAGCATATTAGTTATCGTCCTGGGATACATCTACAACGACCTCGAGGGCGCAGAGCACCCCTTCTTCAAGAATGTCCTCAACTCCCTGGGCATTCCTTGCTTCCCCATCGGTGCTCTCCAGGTCGCCATCAACCCGGCCCCGCACACGGCCGCCGCGCTGGCCGGCTCGGGCCCCTCGGTTCCCCTCCTGCTCTGGCGCTGGATCCTGGTGCTCGTCGCGGCAATCTTCTTCACGATTCACATCCAGGACATCAAAGATCAAGAGGGCGACGCCTGTCGCAACCGCAAGACGGTACCCCTGGTCTACGGCGACTCTGCGGGCCGCTGGCTCGTCGTGGTGCCCCTGCTCGCCTGGTCCGTCGCCCTGCCGATCCTCTGGGGCTTCACCTCGCCGACCGCCGCCTCGCTTCTGGGCCACgccccgctgctgctgctggcgctcGTCGTCTCGGCGCGCACGTTCCTCTACAAGTCGGTCGCGGCGGACAAGAAGACGTTCAAGATCTACTGCCTCTGGCTGATCGCCATGTACTGCCTGCCGCTGAGCAGGGCATTGCTGGGAGGCGAGGGGCTGATGCTCGTCACTGCGTGA